One part of the Methylobacterium mesophilicum SR1.6/6 genome encodes these proteins:
- a CDS encoding DnaJ domain-containing protein gives MALFAGLLACLTLWWLSKNSGGLGRRLKRALGQGAGAVLGPVRWPAFGAFALLAAGFLLFRGNLVLAALLGLSGIWLIEGQASMTARLARLLKRPFGARQPENRVRTALLEAQLNPDGTLYTGRVLAGPDAGARLDAMPAEAVIDLLRLCRQRDAAGAALLEPYLDRRAPGWRVDAERDRDPRPRRPPNPGTMTQEEAYQILGLQRGATAEQIRSAHRSLMKSAHPDQGGSAERAARVNAARDRLLNRHR, from the coding sequence ATGGCGCTGTTTGCCGGCCTGCTCGCCTGCCTGACGCTGTGGTGGCTGTCGAAGAACAGCGGCGGCCTCGGCCGACGGCTCAAGCGCGCCCTCGGTCAGGGGGCCGGCGCCGTGCTCGGGCCCGTCCGCTGGCCGGCCTTCGGCGCCTTCGCGCTCCTGGCAGCCGGCTTCCTCCTGTTCCGCGGCAACCTCGTCCTCGCGGCGCTCCTCGGGCTCAGCGGGATCTGGCTGATCGAGGGGCAGGCATCGATGACCGCGCGCCTCGCGCGCCTCCTGAAGCGCCCCTTCGGAGCGCGACAGCCGGAAAATCGCGTCCGGACGGCGCTGCTGGAGGCGCAGCTGAACCCGGACGGCACACTGTACACGGGCCGGGTCTTGGCCGGGCCGGACGCCGGCGCGCGGCTCGATGCCATGCCGGCGGAGGCGGTGATCGACCTGCTGCGGCTCTGCCGCCAGCGCGACGCCGCCGGGGCGGCCCTGCTAGAGCCGTATCTCGACCGCCGGGCGCCCGGCTGGCGTGTAGACGCTGAGCGCGATCGAGACCCGCGGCCGCGCCGCCCGCCGAACCCAGGGACGATGACGCAGGAGGAGGCGTACCAGATCCTGGGGCTTCAGCGCGGGGCGACCGCTGAGCAGATCCGGTCGGCCCACCGGTCTCTCATGAAGAGCGCCCACCCCGACCAGGGGGGAAGCGCCGAGCGGGCGGCGCGTGTCAACGCGGCCCGGGACAGGCTTCTGAACCGACATCGCTAA
- the murG gene encoding undecaprenyldiphospho-muramoylpentapeptide beta-N-acetylglucosaminyltransferase, producing MTVFTPTILLCAGGTGGHLFPAESLAHALRARGIRVALATDARVDAIAAEFPASEVVTIASATPSGRSPLKRAGAVLTLGRGFGVAAKEIRRINPAAIVGFGGYPTVPPVLAGQILRVPTILHEQNAVMGRANAFLARGARTIATGFKVVRGVPDKARAPRIHTGNPLRPAVIEASKIPYPAFGADAVLRLLVFGGSQGARVMGEVVPEAIARLPAVLRARLHLVQQVRPEDLTAVQNRYLAMGLAGIEAAPFFKDLPARMAASHLVVSRSGASTVSELAAIGRPSILVPLPGSLDQDQAANAATLDAIGAALAVKQPDFTPDRLAAELTACFATPAKLTAAADAARSAGIHDAAERLAEVVVETAART from the coding sequence GTGACGGTCTTCACCCCCACGATCCTGCTCTGCGCGGGCGGCACCGGCGGCCACCTGTTCCCGGCCGAGAGCCTCGCCCACGCGCTGCGCGCCCGCGGCATCCGGGTGGCGCTCGCCACCGACGCCCGGGTCGACGCGATCGCCGCCGAGTTCCCGGCCTCCGAGGTGGTGACCATCGCGTCGGCGACGCCGTCCGGCCGCTCGCCGCTGAAGCGGGCCGGCGCGGTGCTGACGCTCGGCCGCGGCTTCGGCGTGGCCGCCAAGGAGATCCGCCGGATCAACCCGGCCGCCATCGTGGGCTTCGGCGGCTACCCGACCGTGCCGCCGGTGCTCGCCGGTCAGATCCTGCGGGTTCCGACGATCCTGCACGAGCAGAACGCCGTGATGGGCCGGGCCAACGCCTTCCTGGCGCGGGGCGCCCGCACCATCGCGACGGGCTTCAAGGTCGTCCGCGGCGTGCCCGACAAGGCGCGCGCCCCCCGCATCCACACCGGCAACCCGCTCCGCCCCGCGGTGATCGAGGCGTCCAAGATTCCCTATCCGGCCTTCGGGGCGGATGCCGTCCTGCGCCTGCTGGTCTTCGGCGGCAGCCAGGGCGCCCGGGTCATGGGCGAGGTCGTCCCCGAGGCGATCGCGCGCCTGCCCGCCGTCCTGCGCGCCCGGCTGCACCTCGTCCAGCAGGTCCGCCCCGAGGACCTGACCGCGGTGCAGAACCGCTACCTTGCCATGGGGCTCGCCGGGATCGAGGCGGCGCCGTTCTTCAAAGACCTGCCGGCCCGCATGGCGGCGAGCCACCTCGTGGTCTCGCGCTCCGGCGCCTCGACGGTCTCGGAACTCGCGGCGATCGGCCGTCCCTCGATCCTCGTGCCGTTGCCCGGATCTCTCGATCAGGACCAGGCGGCGAACGCCGCGACCCTCGACGCCATCGGCGCGGCGCTGGCGGTGAAGCAGCCCGATTTCACGCCGGACCGCCTCGCCGCGGAACTCACCGCCTGCTTCGCGACGCCGGCAAAATTGACCGCGGCGGCCGATGCGGCCAGAAGCGCGGGCATCCACGACGCCGCCGAGCGGCTGGCCGAGGTCGTCGTCGAGACGGCTGCCCGCACCTGA
- a CDS encoding phasin family protein, whose protein sequence is MSNDRAFPAFPPSAGTRLALRRLGHATRTAQTLGIEWLDSARQGLDDLAATAQRLAAARNPAEVLAVQTAYLSRAGERFTARATAANSLVATLAGDLMNPVASRGDRP, encoded by the coding sequence ATGTCGAACGATCGCGCCTTCCCCGCATTCCCGCCCTCCGCCGGGACGCGCTTGGCGCTGCGTCGACTCGGTCACGCGACCCGGACGGCTCAGACGCTCGGCATCGAGTGGCTCGATTCCGCCAGGCAGGGGCTCGACGACCTGGCCGCTACGGCGCAGCGCCTCGCTGCGGCTCGCAACCCGGCCGAGGTCCTCGCGGTGCAGACGGCCTATCTGAGCCGCGCCGGCGAGCGTTTCACTGCGCGCGCGACGGCGGCCAACAGCCTCGTGGCGACACTGGCCGGTGATCTCATGAATCCGGTGGCGTCGCGCGGCGACCGACCCTGA
- the clpS gene encoding ATP-dependent Clp protease adapter ClpS: MQGTAISTRVLRPARSAITASGSRAPGGDDRSNTAIITRTKPRTKRPSLYRVLLLNDDYTPMEFVVLVVERFFNKSHEDAYHIMMHVHQNGVGECGVFTYEVAETKVTQVMDFARKHQHPLQCVMEKK, from the coding sequence ATGCAGGGCACCGCGATTTCGACGAGGGTTCTCCGGCCGGCGCGCAGCGCGATCACGGCGTCCGGCTCGCGCGCCCCGGGAGGCGACGACCGGTCCAACACCGCGATCATCACCCGCACGAAGCCCCGCACCAAGCGGCCGAGTCTCTACCGGGTGCTCCTCCTCAACGACGACTACACGCCGATGGAGTTCGTGGTGCTGGTGGTCGAGCGGTTCTTCAATAAGAGCCACGAGGACGCCTATCACATCATGATGCACGTGCATCAGAACGGGGTCGGAGAGTGCGGGGTCTTCACCTACGAGGTGGCGGAGACCAAGGTGACGCAGGTCATGGACTTCGCGCGCAAACACCAACATCCTCTCCAGTGCGTTATGGAAAAGAAATAG
- a CDS encoding D-alanyl-D-alanine carboxypeptidase, translating to MRSVVGRSRTIPALPAALAAAAVLTALASPAEARRGRHHHHVRAGGGYNPPYAAMVVDVKSGKTLHAVNEDALRHPASITKVMTLYMLFEQMERGKFALDSDLTISAHAAAQAPSKLGLRPGQTISVEDAIKAIVTKSANDVACAIGENIAGSEERFAEMMTAKARALGMSRTHYANASGLPDPDQITTARDLTVLARAIQDRFPHYYRYFQTRSFAFRGRVIGNHNHLLGNVQGVDGIKTGYTRDSGFNLMTAAKSEGRQIVAIVLGGKSGASRDRIMADLVRSSLPRAYAGARISAPVTEVAERARPAVVADAVSRTRTQVASADDEDVETTGTTGEPLDLAPSKTTTPGGTWKPGPQGIPKAAQAYAGAGSAQAPFPGATKSAARVASVERDEPPKAVSGARVVPTAWVIQLGAMDDETKARSMLSEARAKVGSTLSKAAPYTVKVEHGGTTLFRARFSGFAEQDSAQEACSALKRSGFSCFATRS from the coding sequence ATGCGTAGCGTAGTAGGCCGCTCCCGGACCATCCCCGCGCTGCCGGCCGCCCTCGCGGCCGCGGCGGTCCTGACGGCTCTCGCCTCGCCGGCGGAAGCCAGGCGCGGGCGGCATCACCATCACGTGCGCGCCGGCGGCGGCTACAACCCGCCCTACGCCGCCATGGTCGTCGACGTGAAGAGCGGCAAGACCCTGCACGCGGTGAACGAGGACGCCCTGCGCCACCCGGCCTCGATCACCAAGGTCATGACGCTCTACATGCTGTTCGAGCAGATGGAGCGCGGGAAGTTCGCCCTCGATTCCGACCTGACCATCTCGGCCCACGCCGCCGCGCAGGCACCCTCGAAGCTGGGTCTGCGCCCGGGTCAGACCATCTCGGTCGAGGACGCCATCAAGGCGATCGTGACGAAGTCGGCCAACGACGTGGCCTGCGCCATCGGCGAGAACATCGCCGGCTCCGAGGAGCGCTTCGCCGAGATGATGACCGCGAAGGCCCGCGCGCTCGGCATGAGCCGGACGCACTACGCCAACGCTTCGGGCCTGCCCGATCCTGACCAGATCACCACAGCCCGCGATCTGACCGTGCTGGCCCGGGCGATCCAGGACCGGTTCCCGCACTACTACCGCTACTTCCAGACCCGCTCCTTCGCCTTCCGCGGCCGGGTGATCGGCAACCACAACCACCTGCTGGGCAACGTCCAGGGCGTGGACGGGATCAAGACCGGCTACACCCGCGATTCCGGCTTCAACCTGATGACCGCCGCGAAGTCCGAGGGCCGCCAGATCGTGGCGATCGTGCTCGGCGGCAAGTCGGGCGCGAGCCGCGACCGGATCATGGCCGACCTCGTCCGCTCCAGCCTGCCGCGGGCCTATGCCGGCGCGCGGATCTCGGCGCCCGTCACCGAGGTGGCCGAGCGCGCCCGCCCGGCGGTGGTCGCCGACGCGGTCTCACGGACCCGCACGCAGGTCGCGTCCGCCGACGACGAGGATGTCGAGACCACCGGCACCACGGGCGAACCCCTCGATCTCGCGCCGTCCAAGACGACGACGCCGGGCGGCACCTGGAAGCCCGGCCCGCAGGGCATCCCGAAGGCCGCGCAGGCCTATGCCGGCGCCGGCAGTGCCCAGGCCCCGTTCCCGGGCGCGACCAAGTCGGCCGCCCGCGTGGCCTCGGTCGAACGCGACGAGCCGCCGAAGGCGGTCTCCGGCGCGCGCGTCGTCCCCACCGCCTGGGTGATCCAGCTCGGCGCCATGGACGACGAGACCAAGGCCCGCTCGATGCTCTCGGAGGCGCGCGCCAAGGTGGGCAGCACCCTCTCGAAGGCGGCCCCCTACACGGTGAAGGTCGAGCACGGCGGCACGACCCTGTTTCGCGCCCGCTTCTCGGGCTTCGCCGAGCAGGATTCTGCCCAGGAGGCCTGCTCGGCCCTGAAGCGCAGCGGCTTCAGCTGCTTCGCGACCCGGAGCTGA
- a CDS encoding S1C family serine protease, which yields MPDRTVRIVLAAVLVLLALYVAQPYLQPLLYSADAPRAVTARGDLAQSETATIALFERASPSVVHVFAQGAAQNRDLLDLDEGGGEQGGTQTGTGFVWDGAGHVVTNTHVVQNAAQSGGFVSVRLSDGTVVSATLVGLAPSYDLAVLRLGRVTQMPPPLAIGTSADLKVGQSTFAIGNPFGLDHTLTTGVISAVRRRMPTSEGRELSGVIQTDAAINPGNSGGPLLDSAGRLIGVNTAIVSPSGASAGIGFAIPVDVVNRVVPELIRVGRVRNPGIGIIAAQEAATARLGIDGVVIVRVLPGSPAAQAGLRGVDLQTGDIGDVIVEANGHPVHRLADLTAAIEEAGLGTAVTLKVERDGRVRQVRLTTADVAENRR from the coding sequence GTGCCGGATCGCACCGTGCGCATCGTGCTCGCCGCGGTTCTGGTCCTGCTGGCGCTCTACGTCGCCCAGCCCTACCTGCAGCCGCTGCTCTACTCGGCCGATGCGCCGCGGGCCGTGACGGCGCGGGGCGATCTCGCCCAGTCCGAGACGGCCACGATTGCCCTGTTCGAGCGGGCGAGCCCATCGGTCGTTCACGTGTTCGCACAGGGTGCGGCGCAGAACCGCGACCTCCTCGACCTCGACGAGGGCGGCGGCGAGCAGGGCGGCACGCAGACCGGGACCGGCTTCGTCTGGGACGGCGCCGGCCATGTGGTCACCAACACGCATGTGGTGCAAAATGCCGCGCAGAGCGGCGGCTTCGTGTCGGTCCGGTTGAGCGACGGCACGGTGGTCTCGGCCACCCTGGTCGGCCTTGCGCCGTCCTACGACCTCGCGGTCCTGCGGCTCGGGCGGGTGACCCAGATGCCGCCGCCCCTGGCGATCGGCACCTCGGCGGACCTCAAGGTCGGGCAGTCGACCTTCGCCATCGGCAACCCGTTCGGCCTCGACCACACGCTGACGACCGGTGTGATCAGCGCTGTGCGGCGGCGGATGCCGACCAGCGAGGGTCGCGAACTCTCCGGCGTCATCCAGACGGATGCGGCGATCAATCCCGGCAATTCCGGGGGGCCGCTCCTCGATTCCGCCGGCCGGCTGATCGGCGTCAACACCGCCATCGTGTCGCCTTCGGGCGCCAGCGCCGGGATCGGCTTCGCGATCCCCGTCGACGTCGTGAACCGCGTCGTGCCGGAGCTGATCCGGGTGGGCCGGGTGCGCAACCCCGGCATCGGGATCATCGCCGCCCAGGAGGCGGCCACGGCGCGTCTCGGGATCGACGGCGTGGTGATCGTGCGGGTCCTGCCCGGATCCCCGGCGGCCCAGGCCGGCCTGCGCGGCGTCGATCTGCAGACCGGCGATATCGGCGACGTGATCGTCGAGGCCAACGGGCACCCGGTCCACCGGCTGGCCGACCTCACGGCGGCCATCGAGGAAGCGGGACTCGGCACGGCCGTAACCCTCAAGGTCGAACGCGATGGCCGGGTCCGGCAGGTCCGGCTCACGACGGCCGACGTCGCGGAGAACCGCCGATGA
- a CDS encoding FtsW/RodA/SpoVE family cell cycle protein has translation MMSRAERTPLTDWWWTVDRGLLAALFALMIAGLVFLMGGGPPVAERIGLPTFYFLNRQAMYLAPTILLICAVSFLSLRGIRRLALITWVCGVVLCLLAGKFGPEIKGAHRWIQFGSFGLQPSEFVKPAFVVVAAWAFSEGAQRRDMPGGILALLLLPITIVPLLLQPDFGQTMLITMVWCALFFVAGLHLIWVAVLGVLGLGGVFAAYLFFHHVRERFNKFLDKDSGGGFQDFWSRESFRSGGWFGTGPGEGVAKRHLPDAHTDFIFSVTGEEFGVIVCLCLVALFAYIVLRGLKLARRTDDTFSRLAITGLTTLFGLQACINMAVNTQLMPAKGMTLPFVSYGGSSLISLALGTGFLVALTRKRPRTVMLSQKPPGTAPATVAGVMR, from the coding sequence ATGATGTCACGCGCGGAACGCACCCCCCTGACGGACTGGTGGTGGACGGTGGATCGCGGGCTGCTCGCGGCCCTGTTCGCGCTGATGATCGCGGGCCTCGTCTTCCTGATGGGCGGCGGTCCGCCGGTCGCCGAGCGGATCGGCCTGCCGACCTTCTATTTCCTGAACCGGCAGGCGATGTACCTCGCCCCGACCATCCTGCTGATCTGCGCGGTCTCGTTCCTGTCGCTGCGCGGCATCCGCCGGCTGGCGCTGATCACCTGGGTCTGCGGCGTCGTGCTGTGCCTGCTCGCCGGCAAGTTCGGCCCCGAGATCAAGGGCGCGCACCGCTGGATCCAGTTCGGCTCCTTCGGCCTCCAGCCGTCCGAGTTCGTCAAACCCGCCTTCGTGGTGGTGGCCGCCTGGGCCTTCTCGGAGGGCGCGCAGCGCCGTGACATGCCGGGCGGGATCCTGGCGCTGCTGCTCCTGCCGATCACCATCGTGCCGCTGCTGCTGCAGCCCGATTTCGGCCAGACCATGCTGATTACCATGGTGTGGTGCGCGCTGTTCTTCGTCGCCGGCCTCCACCTGATCTGGGTGGCGGTGCTCGGCGTGCTCGGCCTCGGGGGTGTGTTTGCGGCGTATCTGTTCTTCCATCACGTCCGCGAGCGCTTCAACAAGTTCCTCGACAAGGATTCGGGCGGCGGCTTCCAGGATTTCTGGTCGCGGGAATCGTTCCGGTCGGGCGGCTGGTTCGGCACCGGCCCGGGGGAGGGGGTGGCCAAGCGCCACCTGCCGGACGCGCACACGGACTTCATCTTCTCCGTCACCGGCGAGGAGTTCGGCGTGATCGTCTGCCTGTGCCTCGTGGCCCTGTTCGCCTACATCGTGCTGCGCGGCCTCAAGCTCGCACGGCGCACCGACGACACCTTCTCGCGCCTGGCGATCACCGGCCTGACCACGCTGTTCGGCCTCCAGGCCTGCATCAACATGGCGGTGAACACGCAACTCATGCCCGCCAAGGGCATGACGCTGCCCTTCGTCTCCTACGGCGGCTCGTCGCTGATCTCCCTGGCGCTCGGCACCGGCTTCCTCGTCGCCCTGACCCGCAAGCGTCCCCGCACCGTGATGCTCAGCCAGAAGCCCCCGGGCACCGCGCCCGCCACCGTCGCCGGGGTGATGCGGTGA